The proteins below are encoded in one region of Helianthus annuus cultivar XRQ/B chromosome 2, HanXRQr2.0-SUNRISE, whole genome shotgun sequence:
- the LOC110913347 gene encoding probable ribonuclease P/MRP protein subunit POP5, giving the protein MVGFKNRYMVMEVFIDPNKDISKDDPIILSQHNISKAIKDSILVNFGECGLASSLVSFQVKYVNHITKVCIIRASRDEHQKVWAAITMVRSVGNCPVVFNLLDLSGNIRACKSAALNCEEMKFEHLKIVSGALQTEDINKHMHNLERIKMLEH; this is encoded by the exons ATGGTCGGATTTAAAAACAGGTACATGGTGATGGAGGTGTTTATAGATCCAAATAAAGATATTTCAAAAGACGATCCCATTATTCTTAGCCAACATAACATATCCAAAGCAATCAAAGACAGCATTCTTGTAAACTTTGGCGAGTGTGGTCTTGCTTCATCGCTAGTCTCATTCCAAG TTAAATATGTTAACCATATCACTAAAGTATGCATTATCAGAGCTTCAAGGGATGAGCATCAAAAAGTTTGGGCTGCAATTACTATGGTCAGAAGTGTCGGAAATTGCCCTGTGGTTTTTAACTTATTGGACCTTAGTG GGAACATTAGGGCATGTAAATCGGCAGCATTGAATTGTGAAGAAATGAAATTTGAACATTTAAAGATTGTTTCCGGTGCTCTCCAAACAGAGGATATAAATAAACATATGCACAATCTCGAGAGAATCAAGATGTTAGAGCACTGA